In Phacochoerus africanus isolate WHEZ1 chromosome 14, ROS_Pafr_v1, whole genome shotgun sequence, one genomic interval encodes:
- the OTOP2 gene encoding proton channel OTOP2 gives MSDELPTGPKESPPALRAGPREVWKKGGRLLSVLLAVNVLLIACTLISGGAFNKVAVYDTDVFALLTAMMLLAGLWILFYLLRTVRSPDSVPYRDSHAGPIWLRGGLVLFGICTLVMDVFKTGYYSSFFECQSAIKILHPLTQAVFVIVQTYFLWVSAKDCIHTHLDLTRCGLMFTITTNLAIWMAAVVDESVHQAHSYSDSNSSTSHTRLALDLERAGSTVGGDCSCNTAVCQIFQQGYFYLYPFNIEYSLFASTMLYVMWKNVGRLLASSTHGHSHTPSSVSLFRETFFAGPVLGLMLFVVGLAVLIIYEVQVSEERGRAQQALVIYYSFTIVCLGLMTLVSLSGSVIYRFDRRAMDHHKNPTRTLDVALLMGAALGQYAISYYSIVAVVVGTPRDLLAALNLAHALLMIAQQTFQNVFIIESLHRGPPGAEPHPTPPKEPCHGLTFTNLDALHTLPTCPPTPRLVGPNPAGPQEAVGSIVAPRSPWKRRCLKDIALFLLPCNVILWIMSAFGTRPHFSNTVEVDFYGYSLWAAIVNICLPFGIFYRMHAVSSLVEVYVLS, from the exons ATGTCCGACGAGCTGCCCACCGGCCCCAAGGAGAGCCCGCCGGCGCTGCGGGCGGGCCCCCGCGAGGTGTGGAAGAAGGGCGGCCGCTTGCTGTCCGTGCTGCTGGCCGTGAACGTGCTGCTTATCGCCTGCACGCTCATCAGCGGCGGCGCCTTCAACAAGGTGGCCGTGTATGACACCGACGTGTTCGCGCTGCTCACCGCCATGATGCTGCTGGCGGGGCTCTGGATCCTCTTCTACCTCCTTCGCACCGTGCGCAGCCCTGACTCTGTCCCCTATCGGGACTCACACGCAGGTCCCATCTGGCTCCGAG GTGGGCTGGTGCTGTTTGGGATCTGCACTCTGGTCATGGATGTCTTCAAGACCGGCTACTACTCCAGTTTCTTTGAGTGCCAGTCAGCCATCAAGATCCTGCACCCTCTCACCCAGGCTGTGTTTGTCATTGTCCAG ACTTACTTCCTCTGGGTCTCCGCTAAAGACTGCATTCACACCCATCTGGATCTGACTCG ATGTGGCCTCATGTTCACCATCACCACCAACCTGGCCATCTGGATGGCGGCCGTGGTGGATGAATCCGTGCACCAGGCGCACTCCTACAGCGATTCTAACAGCAGCACCAGCCACACCCGCCTTGCTCTGGACC TCGAGCGTGCCGGCAGCACCGTCGGTGGAGACTGCTCCTGCAACACGGCCGTCTGCCAGATCTTCCAGCAGGGGTATTTCTACCTGTATCCCTTCAACATTGAGTACAGCCTCTTTGCTTCCACAATGCTCTATGTCATGTGGAAGAACGTGGGCAGGCTGCTGGCCTCCTCGacccacggccacagccacaccccatCCTCGGTCAGCCTCTTCCGGGAGACCTTCTTTGCCGGCCCGGTGCTGGGCCTGATGCTGTTCGTGGTGGGGCTGGCCGTCCTCATCATCTACGAGGTCCAGGTGAGCGAGGAGAGGGGCCGCGCCCAGCAGGCCCTGGTCATCTACTACAGCTTCACCATCGTCTGTCTGGGGCTCATGACCTTGGTCAGCCTGAGCGGCTCGGTCATCTACCGATTTGATCGCCGGGCCATGGACCACCATAAGAATCCCACGCGCACCCTGGACGTGGCCCTGCTGATGGGGGCCGCCCTGGGCCAGTACGCCATCTCCTACTACTCCATCGTGGCCGTGGTGGTGGGCACCCCCAGGGACCTGCTGGCGGCTCTCAACCTAGCCCACGCACTGCTCATGATCGCCCAGCAGACCTTCCAGAATGTGTTCATCATTGAGAGTCTCCACCGCGGCCCCCCGGGGGCTGAGCCTCACCCCACTCCCCCCAAGGAGCCCTGCCACGGCCTTACCTTCACCAACCTCGACGCCCTCCACACTTtgcccacctgcccacccacccccaggctggTGGGGCCCAACCCAGCAGGACCACAGGAAGCCGTGGGCAGCATCGTGGCTCCCAGGAGCCCCTGGAAACGCCGGTGCTTGAAGGACATTGCTCTGTTCCTCCTGCCCTGCAACGTCATC CTGTGGATCATGTCCGCCTTCGGGACCCGCCCTCACTTCAGCAACACCGTGGAGGTGGACTTCTACGGCTACTCCCTCTGGGCCGCCATCGTCAACATCTGCCTGCCTTTTGGCATCTTCTACCGCATGCATGCGGTCTCCAGCCTGGTGGAGGTCTACGTGCTGTCCTGA
- the OTOP3 gene encoding proton channel OTOP3, translating into MNFGGSRCLECDKGAGQGHTAIRGRSGTGPRSAWQPTRTLSPSPAPTEALPVASPEAQEPGETPAKESQAAMGAEGTKAPAPPVQKSWLVRHFSLLLRRDRQAQKAGQLFSGLLALNVVFLGGAFICSMIFNNVAITLGDVWILLATLKSLSLLWLLYYTAGTTRQPHAVPHQDPHAGPIWVLGSLVLFGSCTICLNIFRVGYDISHSDCKSQLELIFPAIEIIFMGVQTWVLWKHCKDCVQVQTNFTRCGLMLTLATNLLLWLLAVTNDSMHHEIESELNTLMKKFSGNDTNTCLCLNVTICKVFQKGYLMLYPFSTEYCLICCAVLFVMWKNVGRRLAPHVDGHPRTPPFHLHGAIFGPLLGLLVLVAGVCVFVLFQIQASGPAIARQYFTIYYAFYVAVLPAMSLACLAGTAIHGLEERELDTLKNPTRSLDVMLLMGAALGQIGISYFSIVAIVATRPHEGLNRLILAYSLLLILQHIAQNLFIIEGLHRRPLWEAAPESLAGKREAEPPRRGSLLELGQDLRRASLAYIHSYSHLNWKRRALKEISLFLILCNITLWMMPAFGIHPEFENGLEKDFYGYRTWFTIVNFGLPLGVFYRMHSVGGLVEVYLAA; encoded by the exons ATGAATTTTGGGGGCAGCAGGTGTCTGGAGTGTGACAAGGGGGCAGGACAAG GTCACACAGCCATTAGAGGCAGGAGTGGAACTGGGCCCAGATCAGCCTGGCAGCCAACCAGaaccctttctccctccccagcccctactGAAGCTCTACCAGTGGCCTCTCCAGAAGCACAGGAGCCTGGCGAAACCCCGGCCAAGGAGAGCCAAGCAGCCATGGGGGCTGAGGGGACAAAGGCCCCTGCCCCACCGGTCCAGAAGTCCTGGCTGGTGAGGCATTTTTCACTGCTGCTGCGGCGGGATCGGCAGGCCCAGAAGGCCGGGCAGCTCTTCTCGGGGCTCCTGGCCCTCAACGTGGTGTTCCTGGGCGGCGCCTTCATCTGCAGCATGATTTTCAACAACGTGGCCATCACACTGGGCGACGTGTGGATCCTGCTGGCCACGCTGAAGTCCCTGTCCCTCCTCTGGCTCCTCTACTACACCGCTGGCACCACCCGCCAGCCACACGCCGTGCCCCACCAGGACCCTCACGCGGGACCCATCTGGGTGCTGG GCTCCCTGGTGCTCTTTGGCAGCTGCACCATCTGCCTCAACATCTTCCGCGTGGGCTATGACATCAGCCACAGTGACTGCAAGTCGCAGCTGGAGCTCATCTTCCCTGCCATCGAGATCATCTTCATGGGCGTCCAG ACCTGGGTGCTCTGGAAACACTGTAAGGACTGTGTTCAGGTCCAGACCAACTTCACTAG GTGTGGCCTGATGCTGACCCTGGCCACGAAcctgctgctgtggcttctgGCTGTCACCAATGACTCCATGCACCACGAGATCGAGTCCGAGCTCAACACCCTCATGAAGAAGTTCTCAG gcaACGACACCAACACCTGTCTGTGCCTCAATGTCACCATATGCAAGGTCTTCCAGAAGGGCTACCTGATGCTCTACCCCTTCAGCACCGAGTACTGCCTCATCTGCTGTGCTGTGCTCTTCGTCATGTGGAAGAACGTGGGCCGCCGCCTGGCACCCCACGTAGACGGCCACCCCAGGACCCCGCCCTTCCACCTGCACGGAGCCATCTTTGGGCCGCTGCTGGGCCTGCTGGTACTGGTGGCAGGCGTGTGCGTCTTCGTGCttttccagatccaagccagtgGCCCTGCCATCGCACGCCAGTATTTCACCATCTACTACGCCTTCTATGTAGCCGTGCTGCCCGCCATGAGCCTGGCATGCCTGGCGGGCACGGCCATCCACGGGCTGGAGGAGCGAGAGCTGGACACTCTCAAGAACCCCACCCGCAGCCTGGACGTGATGCTGCTGATGGGCGCCGCCCTGGGCCAGATAGGCATCTCCTACTTCTCCATCGTGGCCATCGTGGCCACTCGCCCCCACGAGGGGCTCAACCGCCTCATCCTGGCCTACTCGCTGCTGCTCATCCTGCAGCACATAGCCCAGAACCTCTTCATCATCGAGGGCCTACACCGGCGCCCACTCTGGGAGGCAGCGCCCGAGAGCCTGGCTGGGAAGCGAGAGGCTGAGCCGCCCCGCAGGGGATCCCTGCTGGAGCTGGGCCAGGATCTGCGGCGGGCTTCATTGGCCTACATCCACTCCTACAGCCACCTCAACTGGAAGCGGCGGGCCCTCAAGGAGATCTCACTCTTCCTCATCCTCTGTAACATCACA CTCTGGATGATGCCCGCTTTTGGCATCCACCCGGAATTCGAGAACGGGCTGGAAAAGGATTTCTACGGCTACCGGACGTGGTTCACCATCGTCAATTTTGGCCTGCCCCTGGGCGTCTTCTACCGCATGCACTCTGTGGGGGGGCTGGTGGAGGTCTACTTAGCGGCTTGA